The nucleotide sequence GCCTGGCTCGATCAGCATCCGCAGGGCCTCGACGATCACCACGCTCACGTCGGTGGTGGTCCGCGTCTGCGCGGGGTCGACCTCCCAGCCCCACCGGTCGCGCGCGAAGTCGACGAACGCCCGCTGAGTGCGGTCGTCCGGCCCGATATAGCCGGTGTCGCTGCGGTCGACGGCCGCGTGCAGGGCCGCGGCGATCGGCGGGGCGAGCGGGTAGTCCATCTCGGCGACGAACAGCGGGAGGACGTCGTCGGGGTACGCGCGCCACTTCTCGCTGGTGCGCTGGCGGAGACGGCTGAGGGGTTCGGCTTCGACGGTCACGAGACCACCTTTCCACAGGCCCCCGACGCCGAACAGGCGCGCGGCCTAGACTGAAGCGCGTGAGTATGGAGATCGAGATCGGCCGCGCCAAGCGCGCCCGCCGTGTGTACGCCTTCGACGACGTCGCCGTGGTTCCCAGCCGGCGCACCCGCGACCCGGAGGACGTCTCGGTCTCGTGGACGATCGACGCCTACCAGTTCTCCATCCCGTTCATCGCGGCCCCGATGGACTCGGTGGTCTCGCCGACCACGGCCATCATGATGGGCCAGCTCGGCGGCCTCGGCGTTCTCGACCTCGAAGGCCTGTGGACCCGCTACGAAGACCCGGAGCCCCTGCTCGCCGAGATCCGCGAGCTCCCGGCCGAGCGCGCGACGAGCCGGATGCAGGAGATCTACTCCGAGCCGATCAAGCCGGAGCTCGTCACCCGTCGCCTCGCCGAGATCCGCGAGGGAGGCGTCACGGTCGCGGGCGCGCTCTCACCGCAGCGCACGCAGGAGCTCTACGAGACGGTCGTCGACGCGGGCGTCGACCTGTTCGTGATCCGCGGGACCACGGTCTCGGCCGAGCACGTGTCGAAGAACGTCGAGCCGCTCAACCTCAAGAAGTTCATCTACGAGCTGGATGTGCCGGTCATCGTCGGCGGCGCCGCCACCTACACCGCGGCGCTGCACCTGATGCGAACCGGCGCTGCCGGAGTGCTCGTCGGCTTCGGCGGCGGGGCCGCGTCGACCACGCGATCCACACTCGGCATCCACGCGCCCATGGCGACCGCCGTGGCCGACGTCGCCGGCGCCCGCCGCGACTACATGGACGAGTCGGGCGGCCGCTACGTGCACGTCATCGCCGACGGCGGCCTCGGCAGCTCGGGTGACA is from Leifsonia sp. 466MF and encodes:
- a CDS encoding GuaB3 family IMP dehydrogenase-related protein; protein product: MEIEIGRAKRARRVYAFDDVAVVPSRRTRDPEDVSVSWTIDAYQFSIPFIAAPMDSVVSPTTAIMMGQLGGLGVLDLEGLWTRYEDPEPLLAEIRELPAERATSRMQEIYSEPIKPELVTRRLAEIREGGVTVAGALSPQRTQELYETVVDAGVDLFVIRGTTVSAEHVSKNVEPLNLKKFIYELDVPVIVGGAATYTAALHLMRTGAAGVLVGFGGGAASTTRSTLGIHAPMATAVADVAGARRDYMDESGGRYVHVIADGGLGSSGDIVKAIACGADAVMLGTTLARATDAPGGGWHWGAEAHHSQLPRGNRVAVGQVAPLEEVLYGPAPVAEGSANLVGALRRSMATTGYSDLKEFQRVEVVVAPYRTQ